In Fibrobacter sp. UWR2, the following are encoded in one genomic region:
- a CDS encoding ribonuclease R family protein, whose translation MAQHLPSEEQIIAILRDEPMVGSQLRGALGLPKKQKMAFKQMLADMVERGLLKRTSHKEYQLGDGESLDEKREKRFKKIAEQYPEDNRRPGARSRRQNDKENETRVKRGILHQIGDEQWEVHEIDTGKVYEMCHRRQAPGKEGEKINFTLYPHPKLKHSYLAKVDRSAEAMNVSWDEVKAKFMEESNLPKDFSPAIKKFVEGIKEPSAKDFKGRVDYRKLDVLCIDPDGAMDHDDAISVERTENGYRLGVHIADVSYYVPEGSELDEEALERSYTQYLPWTAVPMLPEKLSSGVCSLHQGVDRCAFTCMMELDKNANVLSWDFHRSIVNVSKGITYREAVKLMEAGDDSIKALAEVTAMLKKNRTKEGLLEFKSTEYGCKFNEAGEPEKIVPRETDESNSWVEECMLIANNCCAKELSKRKLQGIYRIHEAPDTKDIMELYYMYPDLFKDAPVMLRDLGKPRSGDTNLNPVAFKLYQHLVKRAGDDETLMNRILRSMQKAHYDSNSFGHFALNWQDYSHFTSPIRRYADLWCHRELARKGKEITAERKNSVIEVCDLISANEIKNMKVERISIKVCSCWILKSRIGDDFEASVTGIEEWGIYVSIADPIAEGLVRFRDIAGDDFYVFNPDQGLAFGKRSGRTFRRGDKVLVRLLRVDPLRGQADFSIIEKLSSEPKKRRRQGERDVNERADRAAAAEALGYLSQPDDIDERDDFGDSPEYESSRSFKANNRAARRASKQRAGKQRGRQEDDFLGQKGGRKGKQRARKTDARGGRGKGGRR comes from the coding sequence ATGGCTCAGCATTTACCTAGCGAAGAACAGATTATTGCAATTTTACGCGACGAACCGATGGTCGGAAGCCAGCTGCGCGGAGCACTCGGGCTCCCCAAGAAGCAGAAGATGGCGTTCAAGCAGATGCTCGCCGACATGGTGGAGCGCGGGCTCCTGAAGCGCACTAGCCACAAGGAATACCAGCTCGGTGACGGGGAAAGCCTCGACGAAAAGCGAGAGAAGCGCTTCAAGAAGATTGCAGAACAGTACCCCGAAGACAACCGCCGCCCAGGAGCACGCAGCCGCAGGCAGAACGACAAGGAAAACGAGACCCGCGTCAAACGCGGCATTCTGCACCAGATTGGCGACGAGCAGTGGGAAGTTCACGAAATCGACACCGGTAAGGTGTACGAGATGTGCCACCGCAGGCAGGCTCCAGGCAAGGAAGGCGAGAAGATCAACTTCACACTGTACCCGCACCCGAAACTCAAGCACAGCTACCTCGCAAAGGTCGACCGCAGCGCCGAAGCGATGAACGTGAGCTGGGACGAGGTCAAGGCGAAGTTCATGGAAGAAAGCAACCTGCCCAAGGACTTCTCCCCCGCTATCAAGAAATTCGTGGAAGGTATCAAGGAACCTTCTGCCAAAGATTTCAAGGGCCGCGTCGATTACCGCAAACTCGACGTGCTCTGCATTGACCCCGATGGCGCCATGGACCACGACGACGCCATCAGCGTGGAACGCACCGAGAACGGTTACAGGCTCGGCGTGCATATCGCCGACGTGAGCTACTACGTACCCGAAGGTTCCGAACTCGACGAAGAAGCACTCGAACGCAGCTACACGCAGTACCTGCCGTGGACGGCGGTGCCCATGCTCCCCGAAAAGCTTTCGAGCGGTGTGTGCAGTTTGCACCAGGGCGTGGACCGCTGCGCTTTCACCTGCATGATGGAACTTGACAAGAATGCAAACGTTCTCAGTTGGGATTTCCACCGCAGTATCGTAAATGTATCGAAGGGCATCACCTACCGCGAGGCAGTAAAGCTCATGGAAGCCGGCGACGACTCCATCAAGGCGCTCGCCGAAGTGACCGCCATGCTCAAGAAAAACCGCACCAAGGAAGGCCTGCTCGAATTCAAGAGCACCGAATACGGCTGTAAGTTCAATGAGGCAGGTGAACCCGAAAAAATCGTACCGCGCGAAACCGACGAAAGCAACTCGTGGGTCGAGGAATGTATGCTCATTGCGAACAACTGCTGTGCGAAGGAACTTTCCAAACGCAAGTTGCAGGGCATCTACCGTATCCACGAAGCGCCCGATACCAAGGACATCATGGAACTGTACTACATGTACCCCGACCTGTTCAAGGATGCTCCTGTGATGTTGCGTGACCTGGGCAAGCCGCGCAGTGGCGACACCAACCTGAACCCGGTCGCCTTCAAGCTGTACCAGCACCTGGTGAAGCGCGCCGGCGATGACGAAACACTCATGAACCGTATCCTCCGCAGCATGCAGAAGGCTCACTACGACAGCAACAGCTTCGGGCACTTCGCGCTGAACTGGCAGGACTACAGCCACTTCACATCGCCTATCCGCCGTTATGCCGACCTCTGGTGCCACCGCGAACTTGCGCGCAAGGGCAAGGAAATTACCGCCGAGCGCAAGAACAGCGTCATTGAAGTTTGTGACCTGATTTCGGCAAACGAAATCAAGAACATGAAGGTGGAACGCATCTCCATCAAGGTGTGCAGCTGCTGGATTCTGAAGAGCCGTATCGGCGACGACTTCGAAGCTAGCGTCACAGGCATCGAGGAATGGGGCATCTACGTCTCCATCGCCGACCCGATTGCAGAAGGCCTGGTGCGTTTCCGCGACATCGCGGGCGACGACTTCTACGTATTCAATCCGGACCAGGGACTCGCTTTCGGGAAACGCAGCGGGCGCACCTTCCGGCGTGGCGACAAGGTACTGGTGCGCCTGCTCCGCGTAGACCCCCTACGCGGCCAGGCCGACTTCAGCATCATCGAAAAGCTCAGCAGCGAGCCCAAGAAGCGCCGCCGCCAGGGGGAACGCGACGTGAATGAACGCGCAGACCGCGCCGCCGCTGCAGAAGCACTCGGTTACCTGAGCCAGCCCGACGATATCGACGAGCGCGATGACTTCGGCGATTCTCCGGAATACGAATCCTCCCGCAGTTTCAAGGCCAACAACCGCGCCGCACGCCGTGCAAGCAAGCAGCGCGCCGGCAAACAACGCGGCAGGCAGGAAGACGACTTCCTCGGGCAAAAAGGTGGTCGCAAGGGCAAGCAGAGAGCACGCAAGACCGATGCACGCGGAGGCCGCGGCAAGGGCGGCCGGCGGTAA
- a CDS encoding 1-acyl-sn-glycerol-3-phosphate acyltransferase has protein sequence MEVIISLQVFMGFIRAILYYIVVFTGMIILGTPYIIYKSITGRKYEITNVCSFYFTHVIFKLFGVKIQVEGTENIPKDRGFIIVANHISFLDINVIWPAIGNTAFIAKAALWKAPVFGWVLNSIGCIPVHKNPRMNAGMGKLVRKRLDDKYNIAVFPEGHRSEDGHMVKFQNGIFRMAKDNKLPLLPITIIGTGDCLPKVKWAMNPGVVRIIVHPLQTPESFENTPMNDLRDTMHDLIESALPYKKEELAQAQAANGTKEA, from the coding sequence ATGGAGGTAATTATCAGCCTCCAGGTGTTTATGGGTTTTATTCGCGCCATTCTTTACTACATCGTCGTTTTTACCGGGATGATTATTCTCGGCACACCGTACATCATCTACAAGAGCATCACCGGACGCAAGTACGAAATCACGAACGTCTGCAGTTTCTACTTCACGCACGTCATCTTCAAGCTGTTCGGCGTAAAGATCCAGGTCGAAGGCACGGAGAACATTCCCAAGGACCGCGGCTTCATCATCGTCGCCAACCATATCAGTTTCCTCGACATCAACGTCATCTGGCCCGCCATCGGCAACACCGCCTTCATCGCGAAGGCAGCCCTCTGGAAGGCACCCGTCTTCGGCTGGGTGCTCAACAGCATCGGCTGCATTCCCGTGCACAAGAATCCGCGCATGAACGCCGGCATGGGCAAGCTCGTGAGGAAACGCCTCGACGACAAGTACAATATCGCCGTATTCCCCGAGGGCCACCGCAGCGAAGACGGGCACATGGTCAAGTTCCAGAACGGAATTTTCCGCATGGCAAAGGACAACAAGCTGCCGCTCCTGCCCATAACGATTATCGGCACGGGCGACTGTCTCCCGAAAGTCAAGTGGGCGATGAACCCTGGCGTGGTACGCATCATCGTGCACCCGCTGCAGACTCCCGAAAGTTTCGAGAATACTCCCATGAACGACTTGCGCGATACGATGCACGATTTGATCGAATCCGCGCTCCCCTACAAGAAAGAAGAATTAGCCCAGGCGCAAGCCGCAAACGGCACAAAGGAGGCCTAG
- the pyrC gene encoding dihydroorotase, which produces MFLPLPDDFHAHLRQGDLMPGYVRDLVGQFGRAIIMPNTVPAMTSAKAISEYKKQILDAAKDVRPDFVPLMTFKLNPNYTEQDLKDMMAEGVVAGKYYPAGVTTNSADGISDFEAVFPVVAMMEKLGLVLCVHGEEPGEFCLDREPAFIKRVETLAAKFPKLKIVFEHLSSAKSVVAVKRLPANVAATFTVHHLMMTLDDIVGDALRPHHFCKPLPKRPEDRAAIREAAFSGNPKFFLGTDSAPHQQGKKECPCGAAGVYSAPVAIPLLVQEFERAGHLDKLANFIGGFGADFYGIPRPTKQIEVVKESWTVPTLVNGVVPLAAGQTLEWKVK; this is translated from the coding sequence ATGTTTCTCCCCTTACCCGACGACTTTCATGCACACCTGCGCCAGGGCGACCTGATGCCCGGCTACGTGCGCGATCTGGTGGGCCAGTTTGGCCGCGCCATCATTATGCCGAATACCGTACCCGCGATGACGAGCGCAAAGGCGATAAGCGAGTACAAGAAACAAATTCTGGATGCCGCGAAGGACGTGCGACCCGACTTTGTTCCGCTTATGACTTTCAAGCTGAATCCGAACTACACGGAACAGGACCTGAAGGACATGATGGCGGAAGGAGTGGTCGCCGGAAAGTACTACCCCGCGGGCGTTACCACGAACAGTGCCGACGGCATCAGCGATTTCGAAGCCGTATTCCCGGTAGTCGCGATGATGGAGAAACTCGGCCTTGTGCTGTGCGTGCACGGCGAGGAACCGGGCGAGTTCTGCCTAGACCGCGAGCCCGCATTCATCAAGCGTGTAGAGACACTTGCCGCAAAGTTCCCGAAACTGAAAATAGTCTTTGAGCACCTGAGTTCTGCAAAATCCGTAGTAGCCGTCAAGAGGCTCCCCGCCAACGTGGCAGCAACCTTTACGGTACACCACCTGATGATGACACTCGATGACATCGTCGGGGACGCCCTCAGGCCGCACCATTTCTGCAAGCCGCTACCGAAGCGGCCTGAAGACCGTGCCGCCATCCGCGAGGCCGCCTTCAGCGGCAACCCGAAGTTCTTCCTCGGCACGGACTCCGCCCCGCACCAGCAGGGCAAAAAGGAATGCCCGTGCGGGGCGGCGGGCGTCTACAGCGCTCCGGTCGCCATCCCGCTCCTGGTGCAGGAATTCGAACGTGCCGGCCACCTCGACAAGCTCGCCAATTTCATCGGCGGCTTCGGTGCAGACTTCTACGGAATCCCGCGGCCCACGAAGCAGATCGAGGTCGTGAAGGAATCGTGGACCGTGCCCACGCTCGTAAACGGCGTGGTGCCCCTCGCCGCCGGACAGACGCTCGAGTGGAAAGTAAAATAA
- a CDS encoding ABC transporter ATP-binding protein, translated as MLDEALRLEGLHLSYQGLVGTAFSKPRALGFFDQSNKNGEQELISGANLTLRKGETLCIGGASGQGKSALLRVIAGLARPTAGKIYVFGEYIPPERLTALEIAKRQVGLVFQNGALISNLRVRDNIALPLRYHKMGSTTEIEDKVRMAMDLMRVRDYADLFPHMLSVGMQKRVAIARSWAMGPQLLLMDEPTAGLDNYNRRNLLPLIDNMRTLFKTSIIIVTHDLMVAKELGCKITFLTHKTLTEPQYFDDWLNGDTAISKELFRDLRTSG; from the coding sequence ATGCTAGACGAAGCGCTCAGACTTGAAGGACTGCACCTTTCCTACCAAGGATTGGTCGGTACGGCATTCTCCAAGCCGAGAGCTCTTGGATTCTTCGACCAGTCCAACAAGAACGGCGAGCAGGAACTTATATCCGGAGCAAACCTTACCCTAAGAAAAGGCGAAACCCTCTGTATCGGAGGCGCTTCCGGACAAGGCAAGAGCGCCCTGCTGCGCGTGATTGCCGGACTTGCGAGGCCCACAGCCGGAAAGATCTACGTGTTCGGCGAATATATCCCGCCCGAAAGGCTGACCGCGCTCGAAATCGCCAAGCGTCAGGTAGGTCTCGTGTTCCAGAACGGGGCACTGATCTCGAACCTGAGAGTACGTGACAACATTGCGCTTCCGCTGCGCTACCACAAGATGGGTTCGACAACGGAAATCGAGGACAAGGTTCGAATGGCCATGGACCTCATGCGCGTTCGCGACTACGCCGACCTGTTCCCGCACATGCTGAGCGTCGGCATGCAGAAGCGTGTCGCCATCGCCCGCAGCTGGGCGATGGGCCCGCAACTATTGCTGATGGACGAACCGACCGCAGGACTTGATAACTACAACCGCCGTAACCTGCTGCCGCTGATCGACAACATGCGTACGCTGTTCAAGACTTCCATCATTATCGTGACACACGACCTGATGGTAGCAAAGGAACTCGGTTGCAAGATTACGTTCCTTACACACAAGACGCTTACAGAGCCGCAGTATTTCGACGACTGGCTGAACGGCGATACCGCCATTTCAAAAGAACTGTTCCGCGACCTGCGAACTAGTGGTTAG
- a CDS encoding ABC transporter permease, protein MEVQASNKKLTFIGQKFHALGMFLLRRKAGQEVALFLRAVASIFSQNRSFKTDSKNVILQTFFTGVEIFPILFVVATLFGTVVIIEVITLMGKVGFSDVVGGLMVVVIIRELGPILTAFLIAGRSGSSLTTYTGGMVINSEVDALATMGVDPVRYLVMPGLIGGSIATFIMTIIFSSSAIGVGFLMTKVAIALTGNAINLQLTWDYLSTEILKAMTFTDFIFIIVKPLVFGCIITTNACYQAMNIPRDIRQVPKATGKSVIQSFFYIVCADVFLSLFYFLDYFNEISKII, encoded by the coding sequence ATGGAAGTACAGGCGAGCAATAAGAAGCTGACCTTCATCGGTCAGAAGTTCCATGCCCTGGGCATGTTCCTGCTCCGTAGAAAGGCGGGGCAAGAAGTCGCTTTGTTTCTCCGGGCCGTAGCCTCTATCTTCTCCCAGAACAGAAGTTTCAAGACAGACTCGAAGAATGTCATCCTCCAAACGTTCTTCACCGGCGTGGAGATATTCCCTATCCTCTTCGTCGTCGCGACCCTTTTCGGTACAGTCGTCATCATCGAAGTCATCACCCTCATGGGAAAGGTCGGCTTCTCGGACGTGGTCGGCGGGCTCATGGTGGTGGTCATCATCCGCGAACTCGGGCCAATCCTCACCGCATTCCTCATCGCGGGCCGCAGCGGTTCGTCGCTGACGACATACACCGGCGGCATGGTCATCAATTCCGAAGTCGACGCACTTGCGACAATGGGCGTGGACCCCGTGCGCTACCTTGTAATGCCCGGCCTTATCGGCGGATCGATTGCGACGTTCATCATGACGATTATCTTCAGTTCGAGCGCTATCGGGGTAGGCTTCCTGATGACAAAGGTCGCGATCGCGCTTACCGGCAACGCAATAAACCTCCAGCTTACGTGGGATTACCTTTCTACCGAAATTTTGAAAGCCATGACTTTCACGGACTTCATTTTCATCATCGTAAAGCCCCTCGTGTTCGGCTGCATTATCACCACGAACGCCTGCTACCAGGCGATGAACATTCCGCGTGATATCCGCCAGGTCCCGAAGGCTACCGGCAAGTCCGTAATTCAGTCGTTCTTCTACATCGTTTGTGCCGACGTGTTCCTTTCCCTGTTCTATTTCCTCGATTACTTCAACGAAATTTCGAAGATTATCTAA
- the yihA gene encoding ribosome biogenesis GTP-binding protein YihA/YsxC, translated as MTQHQAPVKFGDFTVSSAEFVKAAVNIKGLPEERLPQVAFLGRSNVGKSSLMNALMGQKKLVKVSSTPGKTREINFFRVNRQFFLVDLPGVGFAKVSNSKRDEMADFIRNYVEKCQDLRGLVYLVDIRHGGTAIDIETVESIRATGCPVLVIASKRDKVNQSELAKNLKLIQERLSLPTKPLCVSAIKKFGLEALWQEILSAVNGTNKVDGSTGEQ; from the coding sequence ATGACACAGCACCAGGCTCCCGTCAAGTTCGGCGACTTCACCGTATCCTCCGCAGAATTTGTGAAGGCTGCGGTAAACATCAAGGGACTTCCCGAAGAACGTTTACCCCAGGTGGCGTTCCTCGGACGCTCCAATGTGGGCAAATCTTCGCTCATGAATGCCCTCATGGGGCAGAAAAAACTGGTAAAAGTCAGTTCGACCCCCGGAAAAACGCGCGAAATTAATTTTTTTAGAGTCAACAGGCAATTTTTTCTTGTAGATTTACCAGGTGTAGGCTTTGCCAAGGTAAGCAATTCCAAACGCGACGAAATGGCCGACTTCATCCGCAACTACGTGGAAAAGTGCCAGGACTTGCGAGGACTCGTCTACCTGGTGGACATACGCCACGGAGGCACCGCGATCGACATCGAGACCGTGGAAAGCATCCGTGCAACGGGTTGCCCCGTGCTGGTCATCGCCAGCAAGCGGGACAAGGTGAACCAGTCCGAACTGGCGAAGAACCTGAAGCTCATTCAGGAACGCCTTTCGCTGCCCACCAAGCCCCTGTGCGTAAGTGCCATCAAGAAGTTCGGGCTGGAAGCCCTCTGGCAAGAGATACTGAGTGCAGTGAACGGGACGAACAAGGTAGATGGAAGTACAGGCGAGCAATAA
- the recR gene encoding recombination mediator RecR produces the protein MSTEPESLEALIAEFTSLPGIGHKTARRLAYHVLTRPKADVERFAGNLINAIEKVHPCPRCHAYTDLDECSICTSRSGAKSLCVVEKSSDTMPFERSGIFKGLYFVLGGVISPLDGIGPEQLHLPQLVQRVKDEGIEELVLALGSSPEADSTALMIDRMLEGVNVKRTRLARGIPMGSDLEFIDEVTMLRAFEGRVNL, from the coding sequence ATGAGCACTGAACCCGAAAGCCTTGAGGCGCTCATCGCCGAATTCACAAGTCTGCCAGGGATTGGCCACAAGACCGCCCGCAGGCTCGCCTATCACGTGCTGACACGACCCAAGGCCGACGTGGAACGCTTCGCCGGGAACCTCATAAACGCAATCGAGAAAGTGCACCCCTGCCCCAGGTGCCATGCCTATACAGACCTCGACGAATGTTCCATCTGTACCTCGCGCTCCGGAGCAAAATCCCTGTGCGTCGTCGAGAAGAGTTCCGACACGATGCCGTTCGAACGCTCGGGTATTTTCAAGGGGCTGTACTTCGTGCTCGGCGGCGTGATATCGCCACTAGACGGAATCGGTCCGGAACAACTTCACCTACCTCAACTCGTGCAGCGCGTAAAGGACGAGGGCATCGAAGAACTGGTACTCGCCCTCGGGTCAAGCCCTGAAGCCGACAGCACCGCCCTGATGATAGACCGCATGCTTGAAGGAGTGAACGTGAAGCGCACGCGCCTTGCCCGCGGAATCCCGATGGGCAGCGACCTCGAGTTTATCGACGAAGTCACCATGCTCCGCGCCTTCGAAGGGAGGGTGAACCTATGA
- a CDS encoding EAL and HDOD domain-containing protein yields MHSLAYLARQPILDRDGKIFAYELLFRDSPTSDTAVIASDMLATAQVLENVLNNIGLPKLIGDHKAFVNCSRDMLLDNLFGLLNPRCFVLEVLEDVEVDDTLVKAVAHYHARGFEIALDDFIFNDEFLKRCAPLYPFISYVKMDLVENSDEDMANAAAFFKAKNIKILAEKVETKACFKKCLANGYDYFQGFFFAKPELVTGKKIDATSAAILRILLLLRTHPSLDELCDCLSKYGDVAANLLRFVNSDAQFRSQSIANVRDAIVWIGMRNIQEWLMLMLYARPEMGMTPQSSPLFQNASHRAKFLEILARVVSGTDNDLPAKAFMVGLISRMDALVGAPLENILTESTADDDIREALLQRSGRLGKLLQLADAVEQDDQPKILGLLKELNISSTLLNRCVNDAYTWAHEH; encoded by the coding sequence ATGCATTCTCTTGCCTACCTAGCACGCCAGCCCATCCTCGACCGCGATGGGAAGATTTTCGCCTACGAACTTCTGTTCCGCGACTCGCCCACGAGCGATACCGCAGTTATCGCGAGCGATATGCTTGCGACCGCGCAAGTCCTCGAGAACGTGCTCAACAACATCGGGCTCCCGAAGCTCATCGGCGACCACAAGGCGTTCGTGAACTGCAGTCGCGATATGCTGCTCGACAACCTCTTTGGACTTTTAAACCCGCGCTGCTTTGTGCTCGAGGTCCTCGAAGATGTCGAGGTGGACGACACCCTCGTGAAGGCCGTCGCTCACTACCATGCCCGCGGGTTCGAAATCGCGCTCGACGACTTCATCTTCAACGATGAATTCCTCAAGCGCTGCGCCCCGCTCTATCCGTTCATCTCGTACGTGAAGATGGACCTGGTGGAAAACAGCGACGAGGACATGGCAAACGCAGCCGCATTCTTCAAGGCGAAGAACATCAAGATTCTCGCCGAGAAGGTAGAGACGAAGGCGTGTTTCAAGAAGTGCCTTGCAAACGGCTACGACTACTTCCAGGGATTCTTCTTCGCAAAGCCCGAACTCGTGACCGGCAAGAAGATTGACGCGACCTCCGCGGCAATTCTCCGCATATTGCTCCTGCTCCGCACGCACCCGAGCCTCGACGAACTGTGCGACTGCCTCTCCAAATACGGCGATGTGGCAGCCAACCTGCTACGTTTCGTGAACTCCGACGCGCAGTTCAGAAGTCAAAGCATCGCAAACGTACGCGACGCCATCGTGTGGATCGGCATGCGTAACATCCAGGAATGGCTGATGCTCATGCTGTACGCCCGCCCCGAGATGGGCATGACGCCGCAGAGTTCGCCCCTGTTCCAGAACGCAAGCCACCGCGCGAAGTTCCTCGAGATACTTGCCCGCGTGGTGAGCGGCACCGACAACGACCTGCCCGCGAAGGCTTTCATGGTCGGGCTTATCAGCCGTATGGACGCACTCGTGGGAGCCCCGCTCGAAAACATCCTTACCGAATCGACCGCCGACGATGATATCCGCGAGGCTCTGCTCCAGCGCTCAGGCCGCCTAGGTAAGCTGCTCCAACTCGCCGATGCCGTGGAACAGGACGACCAGCCCAAAATCCTTGGGCTCCTCAAGGAACTGAATATTTCTTCCACCTTGTTGAACCGTTGTGTGAACGACGCGTATACGTGGGCCCATGAGCACTGA
- the hisG gene encoding ATP phosphoribosyltransferase gives MIKVALPNKGMLFEPTQELLKACGYKASKPYKTLTQLDTKNGIEFFFLRPSDIPMYVGRGIIDAGITGIDFNAEAKSPAVKVLDLPFGASKMCAAVPNDSPVQSLDELKDKTIATSFPNIVEGFYKKPMDFVVLEGAVEISVSLGVADAIVDVVETGTTLKQAGLRIVGDPLFRSNAALFCNPQKTELEEVNTLIRRIEGKLVAQSYMMIEYDCPAELLQKACELTPGLDAPTVTKLHGREWYSVKAMVPQEEANAIMDKLWDAGARSILLFGIKSARI, from the coding sequence ATGATCAAGGTAGCTCTCCCGAACAAGGGCATGCTTTTCGAACCCACGCAGGAGCTCCTCAAGGCCTGCGGCTACAAGGCATCCAAGCCCTACAAGACACTGACTCAGCTCGATACCAAGAATGGCATCGAATTCTTCTTCCTCCGCCCGAGCGACATCCCGATGTACGTGGGCCGCGGCATCATCGATGCAGGCATCACCGGCATCGACTTCAACGCCGAAGCGAAGAGTCCCGCAGTGAAGGTCCTGGACCTCCCCTTCGGCGCCTCCAAGATGTGCGCCGCCGTCCCGAACGACAGCCCGGTGCAGTCGCTCGACGAACTCAAGGACAAGACCATCGCCACCAGCTTCCCGAACATCGTGGAAGGCTTCTACAAGAAGCCGATGGATTTTGTGGTGCTCGAAGGCGCCGTCGAGATCTCCGTGAGCCTCGGTGTAGCCGACGCCATCGTCGACGTGGTGGAAACCGGCACGACCCTCAAGCAGGCCGGGCTGCGCATCGTGGGCGACCCGCTCTTCCGCAGCAACGCCGCCCTGTTCTGCAACCCGCAGAAGACGGAACTCGAAGAAGTCAACACGCTCATCCGCCGCATCGAAGGCAAGCTCGTGGCCCAGTCGTACATGATGATCGAGTACGACTGCCCGGCAGAACTGCTCCAGAAGGCATGCGAACTCACGCCCGGGCTCGACGCCCCGACGGTGACCAAGTTGCACGGCCGCGAGTGGTACTCCGTGAAGGCAATGGTCCCGCAAGAAGAGGCGAACGCCATCATGGACAAGCTCTGGGATGCCGGCGCCCGCAGTATCCTGCTATTCGGAATCAAGAGCGCACGAATCTAA
- the hisE gene encoding phosphoribosyl-ATP diphosphatase produces the protein MTFEEMYALACQRKKEMPEGKGTTELFKKGPHAIGKKLVEEAAESWQAARFESRDAQCLELSQVLYYVAVMMAEKGLTLEEVYAKL, from the coding sequence ATGACGTTTGAAGAAATGTACGCCCTGGCATGCCAGCGCAAGAAGGAAATGCCCGAAGGCAAGGGAACCACGGAACTCTTCAAGAAGGGTCCGCACGCCATCGGCAAGAAACTTGTGGAAGAAGCCGCCGAAAGCTGGCAGGCCGCACGCTTCGAAAGCCGCGACGCCCAGTGCCTCGAACTTTCGCAGGTGCTCTACTACGTGGCCGTGATGATGGCCGAAAAGGGTCTCACTCTCGAAGAGGTGTACGCTAAACTATGA
- the trpA gene encoding tryptophan synthase subunit alpha: protein MNLMSHLIAGFPDAETSIAIADALVKGGANILEIQLAFSDPSADGPAIQTASTVALEKGFSTKQGLEVVKKIHERHPETPIYIMTYGSLAFTPGIENFVKMCKDAGVSACIIPDLPFDCDEGLTEACKKHGLENIPVAAPSMTKERLETMASAGFKYIYAALRAGTTGSETTIDQATLDFIDTVGKGGAKVLGGFGIRNGEQSKVLSKHVYAVVAGSVFVNIVLGNEDSAEGRKKAIAEIEAKARELTGA, encoded by the coding sequence ATGAACTTAATGTCTCATCTCATTGCCGGGTTCCCGGACGCAGAAACATCCATTGCCATTGCCGACGCCCTCGTGAAGGGTGGCGCCAACATCCTTGAAATCCAGCTCGCCTTCAGCGACCCGAGCGCCGACGGTCCCGCCATCCAGACGGCATCTACTGTCGCTCTCGAGAAGGGTTTCTCTACCAAGCAGGGTCTCGAAGTCGTGAAGAAGATTCACGAACGCCACCCCGAGACGCCCATCTACATCATGACCTACGGCTCGCTTGCCTTTACTCCGGGCATCGAGAACTTCGTCAAGATGTGCAAGGACGCGGGTGTTTCTGCCTGCATCATTCCGGACCTGCCGTTCGATTGCGACGAAGGCCTTACCGAAGCCTGCAAGAAGCATGGTCTCGAAAACATCCCAGTCGCCGCTCCGTCCATGACGAAGGAACGCCTCGAAACGATGGCTTCTGCAGGGTTCAAGTACATCTATGCTGCGCTCCGTGCAGGCACGACCGGCAGCGAAACGACGATTGACCAGGCGACGCTCGACTTTATCGACACCGTCGGTAAAGGGGGTGCGAAAGTGCTCGGCGGCTTCGGTATCCGTAACGGCGAACAGTCCAAGGTGCTCAGCAAGCATGTGTACGCCGTCGTAGCGGGTTCCGTGTTCGTGAACATCGTCCTCGGTAACGAGGACTCCGCCGAAGGTCGCAAGAAAGCGATTGCCGAAATCGAAGCGAAGGCTAGGGAGTTGACAGGCGCTTAA